One genomic segment of Panicum virgatum strain AP13 chromosome 2N, P.virgatum_v5, whole genome shotgun sequence includes these proteins:
- the LOC120660606 gene encoding uncharacterized protein LOC120660606, translating to MARSPFVPMEAGREQGAVGGGAAMKGQEEREAAAAAVLLVHSQVRRIKREDEAARERLLKLRLLETRPAGAFCDPVAWRASRSLSPLRRAGNGGVPVGN from the coding sequence ATGGCGAGATCGCCGTTCGTCCCGATGGAGGCGGGGAGGGAGCAAGGCGCCGTCGGAGGGGGAGCGGCGATGAAGGGCCAGGaggagcgggaggcggcggcggcggcggtgctgctggTGCACAGCCAGGTGCGGCGGATCAAGCGGGAGGACGAGGCGGCCCGGGAGCGCCTCCTCAAGCTGCGGCTGCTGGAGACCAGGCCCGCCGGCGCCTTCTGCGACCCGGTGGCGTGGCGGGCCTCCCGCTCGCtgtcgccgctccgccgcgccgggaACGGCGGCGTCCCCGTGGGGAACTGa